A window of the Lactuca sativa cultivar Salinas chromosome 5, Lsat_Salinas_v11, whole genome shotgun sequence genome harbors these coding sequences:
- the LOC111897268 gene encoding uncharacterized protein LOC111897268 isoform X2: MTSLRSSGYVDPGWEHGTAQDVKKKKVRCNYCGKVVSGGIYRLKQHLARVSGEVTYCEKAPEEVCLKMKEIMEGCRIGKKPKQIEYDEQAYLNFPSNDDVEEEEHVGYRNKGKQLVGDKGLVINMAPLRSLGYVDPGWEHGVARDERKKKVKCNYCDKIVSGGINRFKQHLARIPGEVAPCKSAPEEVYLKIKENMKWHRTGRRHRRPEAKQASPFYMHSENEDEEDEQEEDEIQGQGHLLMSNEKLLLGDKKRFTSDSRRSDSFSKKPKSETLLIHSHSHSHSPKSQIPGKVSRKEVMSAICKFFYHAGVPTHAANSPYFHKMLEMVGQCGQELVGPTSVMLSGRFLQDEILSIKTYLAEYKASWAVTGCSILADSWKDSQNRTLINILVSCPRGLHFVSCIDATEFVEDSQSLFMFLDKVVDEMGEENIVQVITDNTPSYQAAGKMLEEKRQNLFWTPCASSCIEQMLEDFLKIKWVAECIEKGQKITKLVYNHIWLSSLMKREYTGGQELLTPSFTQNSSSFSTLQTLMDHRISLKRLFQSTKWLSSQVSKSEEGEEVEKIVMNTTFWKKVQYVRRSVGPILEVLQRINSDDGLSMAYIYNDMYKAKLAIKSNHGDDARKYGNLWSIIDNHWNSSLNHPLYLAAYFLNPSYRYRPDFVIYPEVVRGLNSCIVRFEPNNSRRVSASKQISDFGSAKADFGTDLAISTRTELNPAAWWQQHGINCLELQQIAVRILSQTCSCYGCEHNWSIYDQIHNKRQNRIAQKRLNDFIYVHYNLRLRERQIRKMMPNTSASMDTVLQEALLYDWIVKPEKQAYQEDE, encoded by the exons ATGACATCACTACGTTCTAGTGGATATGTGGATCCTGGATGGGAGCATGGTACTGCTCAAGATGTAAAAAAGAAGAAAGTGAGATGCAATTATTGTGGGAAAGTAGTTAGTGGTGGGATTTATAGATTGAAACAACATTTAGCCCGAGTTTCAGGAGAAGTAACATATTGTGAAAAGGCCCCTGAAGAAGTCTGCTTAAAGATGAAAGAAATCATGGAAGGATGTCGAATTGGTAAGAAACCAAAACAAATTGAATATGATGAACAAGCATATCTCAATTTCCCTTCTAATGATGATGTTGAAGAGGAAGAGCATGTTGGATATAGGAACAAAGGGAAACAGTTAGTAGGGGACAAGGGTTTAGTGATAAACATGGCGCCTCTTAGGTCATTAGGGTATGTTGACCCTGGTTGGGAACATGGGGTTGCTAGAGATGAAAGGAAGAAAAAGGTTAAATGCAATTACTGTGATAAAATAGTGAGTGGAGGGATTAATCGATTCAAGCAACATTTAGCTAGAATACCTGGTGAAGTTGCACCTTGTAAAAGTGCACCTGAAGAAGTTTATTTGAAGATAAAAGAAAATATGAAATGGCATCGAACTGGAAGGAGGCATAGAAGACCTGAAGCTAAACAAGCTTCACCTTTTTACATGCACTCTgaaaatgaagatgaagaagatgaacaagAGGAAGATGAAATACAAGGACAAGGGCATCTACTAATGAGCAATGAGAAACTATTATTAGGCGATAAAAAAAGATTCACAAGTGATTCAAGAAGATCCGATTCCTTTTCAAAAAAACCAAAATCCGAAACCCTTTTGATACATTCACATTCACATTCACATTCACCAAAGAGTCAAATACCAGGTAAAGTATCACGAAAGGAGGTGATGTCAGCAATTTGCAAGTTTTTTTATCATGCAGGAGTTCCCACACATGCAGCAAACTCACCTTATTTCCATAAGATGTTGGAGATGGTGGGACAATGTGGACAAGAATTAGTGGGTCCCACAAGTGTTATGTTATCAGGAAGGTTTTTACAAGATGAAATCTTGTCCATTAAAACGTATCTAGCTGAGTATAAAGCTTCATGGGCAGTTACTGGTTGTTCTATATTAGCAGATAGTTGGAAAGATTCACAAAATCGGACATTAATCAATATTTTGGTTTCTTGTCCACGTGGTTTACACTTTGTTTCTTGTATTGATGCCACTGAATTTGTCGAAGATTCACAAAGTTTATTCATGTTTCTTGATAAAGTTGTGGATGAGATGGGTGAGGAAAACATTGTTCAG GTTATCACTGACAACACACCGAGTTATCAAGCAGCTGGAAAGATGCTCGAGGAAAAAAGACAAAATCTATTCTGGACTCCTTGTGCTTCTTCTTGTATCGAACAAATGCTTGaagattttttaaaaataaaatgggttGCAGAATGTATAGAAAAAGGACAAAAAATCACAAAGCTTGTTTACAACCATATATGGTTATCAAGCTTAATGAAAAGAGAATACACAGGGGGACAAGAGCTTCTTACACCATCTTTCACCCAAAATTCTTCAAGTTTTTCAACATTACAAACCCTAATGGATCATAGAATTTCTCTCAAACGATTATTCCAATCCACTAAATGGCTTTCATCTCAAGTTTCAAAATCAGAAGAGGGTGAAGAAGTTGAAAAAATTGTAATGAATACTACTTTTTGGAAAAAGGTGCAATATGTTAGGAGATCAGTGGGCCCTATTCTTGAAGTGCTTCAAAGGATCAACAGTGAtgatggactttcaatggcataTATATACAATGACATGTACAAAGCAAAACTTGCTATAAAAAGTAACCATGGTGATGATGCAAGAAAATATGGAAACTTATGGAGCATAATAGACAATCACTGGAATTCATCTCTCAATCATCCTTTGTATCTTGCTGCTTACTTTCTAAATCCATCCTACAGATATCGACCTGATTTTGTTATA TATCCTGAAGTTGTTCGTGGACTAAATTCATGCATTGTTAGGTTTGAGCCAAACAATTCCAGAAGGGTTTCAGCATCAAAACAG ATTTCAGATTTTGGTTCTGCAAAAGCTGATTTTGGAACTGATTTGGCTATTAGCACTCGAACAGAACTAAATCCAG ctgCATGGTGGCAACAACATGGGATAAACTGTCTGGAGCTTCAACAGATTGCTGTAAGGATATTGAGTCAAACATGTTCATGTTATGGGTGTGAGCATAATTGGAGCATATATGATCAGATTCATAACAAGAGGCAGAATCGAATTGCACAAAAAAGATTGAATGATTTTATCTATGTTCATTACAATTTAAGGCTTAGGGAAAGACAAATTAGGAAGATGATGCCAAACACATCGGCTTCCATGGACACTGTTCTTCAAGAAGCTCTATTGTATGATTGGATTGTGAAGCCAGAAAAACAAGCATATCAAGAAGACGAG TGA
- the LOC111897268 gene encoding uncharacterized protein LOC111897268 isoform X1, protein MTSLRSSGYVDPGWEHGTAQDVKKKKVRCNYCGKVVSGGIYRLKQHLARVSGEVTYCEKAPEEVCLKMKEIMEGCRIGKKPKQIEYDEQAYLNFPSNDDVEEEEHVGYRNKGKQLVGDKGLVINMAPLRSLGYVDPGWEHGVARDERKKKVKCNYCDKIVSGGINRFKQHLARIPGEVAPCKSAPEEVYLKIKENMKWHRTGRRHRRPEAKQASPFYMHSENEDEEDEQEEDEIQGQGHLLMSNEKLLLGDKKRFTSDSRRSDSFSKKPKSETLLIHSHSHSHSPKSQIPGKVSRKEVMSAICKFFYHAGVPTHAANSPYFHKMLEMVGQCGQELVGPTSVMLSGRFLQDEILSIKTYLAEYKASWAVTGCSILADSWKDSQNRTLINILVSCPRGLHFVSCIDATEFVEDSQSLFMFLDKVVDEMGEENIVQVITDNTPSYQAAGKMLEEKRQNLFWTPCASSCIEQMLEDFLKIKWVAECIEKGQKITKLVYNHIWLSSLMKREYTGGQELLTPSFTQNSSSFSTLQTLMDHRISLKRLFQSTKWLSSQVSKSEEGEEVEKIVMNTTFWKKVQYVRRSVGPILEVLQRINSDDGLSMAYIYNDMYKAKLAIKSNHGDDARKYGNLWSIIDNHWNSSLNHPLYLAAYFLNPSYRYRPDFVIYPEVVRGLNSCIVRFEPNNSRRVSASKQISDFGSAKADFGTDLAISTRTELNPAAWWQQHGINCLELQQIAVRILSQTCSCYGCEHNWSIYDQIHNKRQNRIAQKRLNDFIYVHYNLRLRERQIRKMMPNTSASMDTVLQEALLYDWIVKPEKQAYQEDEELCSEMEQGDIYENGLVEYEEGRKGSLQVVTMVDIEPLDTHPNPVNNVEDEDDDLNFLDDGLSDS, encoded by the exons ATGACATCACTACGTTCTAGTGGATATGTGGATCCTGGATGGGAGCATGGTACTGCTCAAGATGTAAAAAAGAAGAAAGTGAGATGCAATTATTGTGGGAAAGTAGTTAGTGGTGGGATTTATAGATTGAAACAACATTTAGCCCGAGTTTCAGGAGAAGTAACATATTGTGAAAAGGCCCCTGAAGAAGTCTGCTTAAAGATGAAAGAAATCATGGAAGGATGTCGAATTGGTAAGAAACCAAAACAAATTGAATATGATGAACAAGCATATCTCAATTTCCCTTCTAATGATGATGTTGAAGAGGAAGAGCATGTTGGATATAGGAACAAAGGGAAACAGTTAGTAGGGGACAAGGGTTTAGTGATAAACATGGCGCCTCTTAGGTCATTAGGGTATGTTGACCCTGGTTGGGAACATGGGGTTGCTAGAGATGAAAGGAAGAAAAAGGTTAAATGCAATTACTGTGATAAAATAGTGAGTGGAGGGATTAATCGATTCAAGCAACATTTAGCTAGAATACCTGGTGAAGTTGCACCTTGTAAAAGTGCACCTGAAGAAGTTTATTTGAAGATAAAAGAAAATATGAAATGGCATCGAACTGGAAGGAGGCATAGAAGACCTGAAGCTAAACAAGCTTCACCTTTTTACATGCACTCTgaaaatgaagatgaagaagatgaacaagAGGAAGATGAAATACAAGGACAAGGGCATCTACTAATGAGCAATGAGAAACTATTATTAGGCGATAAAAAAAGATTCACAAGTGATTCAAGAAGATCCGATTCCTTTTCAAAAAAACCAAAATCCGAAACCCTTTTGATACATTCACATTCACATTCACATTCACCAAAGAGTCAAATACCAGGTAAAGTATCACGAAAGGAGGTGATGTCAGCAATTTGCAAGTTTTTTTATCATGCAGGAGTTCCCACACATGCAGCAAACTCACCTTATTTCCATAAGATGTTGGAGATGGTGGGACAATGTGGACAAGAATTAGTGGGTCCCACAAGTGTTATGTTATCAGGAAGGTTTTTACAAGATGAAATCTTGTCCATTAAAACGTATCTAGCTGAGTATAAAGCTTCATGGGCAGTTACTGGTTGTTCTATATTAGCAGATAGTTGGAAAGATTCACAAAATCGGACATTAATCAATATTTTGGTTTCTTGTCCACGTGGTTTACACTTTGTTTCTTGTATTGATGCCACTGAATTTGTCGAAGATTCACAAAGTTTATTCATGTTTCTTGATAAAGTTGTGGATGAGATGGGTGAGGAAAACATTGTTCAG GTTATCACTGACAACACACCGAGTTATCAAGCAGCTGGAAAGATGCTCGAGGAAAAAAGACAAAATCTATTCTGGACTCCTTGTGCTTCTTCTTGTATCGAACAAATGCTTGaagattttttaaaaataaaatgggttGCAGAATGTATAGAAAAAGGACAAAAAATCACAAAGCTTGTTTACAACCATATATGGTTATCAAGCTTAATGAAAAGAGAATACACAGGGGGACAAGAGCTTCTTACACCATCTTTCACCCAAAATTCTTCAAGTTTTTCAACATTACAAACCCTAATGGATCATAGAATTTCTCTCAAACGATTATTCCAATCCACTAAATGGCTTTCATCTCAAGTTTCAAAATCAGAAGAGGGTGAAGAAGTTGAAAAAATTGTAATGAATACTACTTTTTGGAAAAAGGTGCAATATGTTAGGAGATCAGTGGGCCCTATTCTTGAAGTGCTTCAAAGGATCAACAGTGAtgatggactttcaatggcataTATATACAATGACATGTACAAAGCAAAACTTGCTATAAAAAGTAACCATGGTGATGATGCAAGAAAATATGGAAACTTATGGAGCATAATAGACAATCACTGGAATTCATCTCTCAATCATCCTTTGTATCTTGCTGCTTACTTTCTAAATCCATCCTACAGATATCGACCTGATTTTGTTATA TATCCTGAAGTTGTTCGTGGACTAAATTCATGCATTGTTAGGTTTGAGCCAAACAATTCCAGAAGGGTTTCAGCATCAAAACAG ATTTCAGATTTTGGTTCTGCAAAAGCTGATTTTGGAACTGATTTGGCTATTAGCACTCGAACAGAACTAAATCCAG ctgCATGGTGGCAACAACATGGGATAAACTGTCTGGAGCTTCAACAGATTGCTGTAAGGATATTGAGTCAAACATGTTCATGTTATGGGTGTGAGCATAATTGGAGCATATATGATCAGATTCATAACAAGAGGCAGAATCGAATTGCACAAAAAAGATTGAATGATTTTATCTATGTTCATTACAATTTAAGGCTTAGGGAAAGACAAATTAGGAAGATGATGCCAAACACATCGGCTTCCATGGACACTGTTCTTCAAGAAGCTCTATTGTATGATTGGATTGTGAAGCCAGAAAAACAAGCATATCAAGAAGACGAG GAGCTTTGTAGTGAAATGGAACAAGGGGATATATATGAGAATGGGTTGGTGGAATATGAAGAGGGGAGGAAGGGTTCATTACAGGTGGTGACAATGGTGGATATTGAGCCATTAGACACTCATCCAAATCCAGTCAACAatgttgaagatgaagatgatgacttAAATTTTCTTGATGATGGGTTGAGTGATTCATAG